The nucleotide sequence CAGTACGCTCAAGGAGCTGGTTGTCGGCCTGGCCGGGGCCGCCGATATAAAGGCGGTGCAGATAGGCGGGGCGACCGGCAATATCATACCCGGCTACATGATCGATACTCCCCTCTCACATGAGACCTTTCTGGGATCGGGTGCGGTAATGGTATTCAATTCGACCCGGGACATCATCGACATCGTTTATAACGACATACGCTTCCTCAACGAGGAATCATGCGGCAAATGCACGCCCTGCCGCGAGGGGACCGAGGTCATGCTGGAGATATACGGGCGTCTGCGGCAGGGGGATGGCAGGGAGAGGGATATAAGTACGCTGGAGGAGCTGGCACGCACGATGGCGGCAGCCTCGCTGTGCGGGCTGGGACAGGCGGCCGCAGTGCCTGTATTGGACTCACTGAGATATTTCTATAACGAGTATATAGACAGGGTCGACCAATCGCAGTTTCTACGCAGCTACCTCGGCGGTGAATTGGCTAAAACAACGGAGGGAAACAGGTGAGCAAAGAATCAGAGATTCAAACAGAACGCATGATCGAGATGTTCGACAACCTGAAGTCGGACAAATATCCGCTAAGTGAATACAAGTATATTGGTAAGAAGATACCACGAAATGTGGACGGCCTGGCCAAAGCTTCGGGGCAGGCTGAATATACCATGGACATCCAGTTGCCGGGCATGCTGCATATGAGATTTATTGACTCTCCCTACCCCCATGCCAAAATAGTCAGGATGGACACGAGCAAAGCCGAGAAGCTGCCGGGAGTGCGTCATGTGCTCCGCTATGATGATCCCGGATTACCTGAAACGGAAAACATCGGATATTTCCCAATTTTCCAGAACGACAGGCCGCTTGATTGTGTAGCACACTTCGAGGGACAGCCGATGGGCGCAGCCGTGGCTGCCGATACCGAGGCAATAGCTGAAGAGGCGCTCTCCCTGATTGAAATCGAGTGGGAGCAGCGACCCTTCATGCTCGACCCCGTGGCGGCCAGCGAACCGGGAGCTCCTCTCACATACCCCGAGCGCTATTCAGACGGCAACTTCTGGAACAGGGGTGTATTGGACGAGCTGATACATGGAGATATCAAAAAAGGATTCGCTGAAGCAGACAAGGTAGTTGAATTCAAGGTCAACCGCTACGGCCATACCTGGATATGCCCGGAGCGACCCTGTGGAGTCTGGAGATGGAATGGGGACCACGCAGAGGTCTGGGTGAAGAACCAGAGGCCCTTTGTGGCCAAACGTAATATAACCACCTGGTTCGGCGGCATTCCCATGAACAAGATACAGCTGCATATGCCGTATCAGGGCGCTACCTTCGGAGGCTGGACCCACGTTGATTGGAGCTTCGGCGGGCTCTACTGCGCCGCCGTGGTCTCGAAGAGACTCAAAAGACCGGTTAAATATATTCTGAGCCGCAGGGAGGACTTTTACGGCAGCTCCATGGACGAGGGTGTTTATCTGGTAAAAGTCGGTTTCAAGAACGACGGTACGATCACAGCCGTAGATGGCACCGTATATCATGCCAGCGCTATCCATCCGGCTTTCAGTCCTGTAGTGCACTTTCATGAAAATACCAGGGTTCCCCATCTCAAGGGACAGATCAAGTCTATCTGGGTCAACAAGGGGCCTTCGGTTGGAATACGCTGCGAGATGCTTGTGCCGATACTGGTTCAGACCCTGGTCATGGACCGCGTTGCGGCTGAATGTGGAATGGACCCGACGGAAGTAGCCCTGAAGAACGACGGCTGCCAGGGCCATGATATGAACTGGCTCAACGAGCAAAAGAAGAAGCGTGGCTTCGTTGTGCGTGACAGCCTGAAGGAGTGCATCGAGAAGGGCAAGGCGGAGTTCAAATGGGACGAGATATGGCATAAGCCCGGAAGCAGGAAGCTCCCTAATGGACGCATGCACGGCGTCGGATTCACCTGGGGGCATGAGTGGTCCGATTCCACCGGCAGCGGAGAAATCGCTATCCGTATCGAGCGCAGCGACGGCACGGCCACACTGCTGGGAATACACTGCGATAACGGTGTGGGCGCGGAAACCGCTTACTGCCAGATAGCAGCGGAAGAGCTGGGTATGCGGCTTGAGGATGTACATTTTAATCCGCAATTCGATCCAGGCTTCCACCTCAATTCGCCGGACTCATCCTGCGGGACATCGGCCAACGGCTGGGCGGTGCGTCATGCGGCCCGGATACTCAAACAGAAGATACTTGAATCCGCCACCAGCCCAAGCTCGCCTTCGCAGAGGGGAAGCTACGCGCCCGCTTTCCCCAACGTGAAGCCGGAAGATCTGGATATCAAAGACAGCCGTATTTTTGTCAGGTCCGACCCCTCCCGCTGGATCAGCCTGGCCGACTACGCCAGGCTGATGGCCATACAGGGGCCTGTCAGCAACGCCGAGCTCTTCGGAGCAAGGAGCGCCTGGACGGAGCCTCTCTTCGCCCATGCTTTCCACGTTCAGGAGGGAGAGTACAACCCGCACAGTCCACGGGAGAAATTCTGCCGGCAGGCCCACTTCATGGAGGTCGAGGTCGACACCGAGACGGGAGAGGTTTTCGTCACCAGAATAGTCAATGTCAATGATGTCGGCAAAGTGATAAACAGGATGAGCTGCGAGGGACAGCAATACGGCGGCAGCATTATGGGGGTAGGTCGCGGCAAGCTGGAGGAAATGGTTCACGATCCTGTCACCGGCGTAATGCTCAACGGTAACCTTATCGACTACAAGATCCCCACCATTAAGGATGTAGGTCCCATTAGTACCATCCTGGTGGAGACGGGCCTGGGATACGGACCATATGGACTCGTGGGCATCGGCGAGGATATTGCCACTGTCGTTCCGCATTTGATAGGTCCGGCGGTATACAATGCCATCGGCGTCTGGGTTTACGATTTCCCCGTCACACCGGACAGAGTATTGAAAGCCCTGGGCAAGATATAGGTTTAAAACAAAGCTTCGAAAGAGGAGGACGAGAACTTGAGTAAGGAGATTAAGAATTTCGTTTGCCCCTACTGCGGGGAATCACACGACACGCAGGACGGCCTGAAAAGCCATGTCTTCAAATCGCACAAGGGACGCGGCCTGCCCACAGCGGAAGGCCGTATAAAATTGACTATCAACAGGGCGGAGCACAC is from Dehalococcoidia bacterium and encodes:
- a CDS encoding NADH-ubiquinone oxidoreductase-F iron-sulfur binding region domain-containing protein → STLKELVVGLAGAADIKAVQIGGATGNIIPGYMIDTPLSHETFLGSGAVMVFNSTRDIIDIVYNDIRFLNEESCGKCTPCREGTEVMLEIYGRLRQGDGRERDISTLEELARTMAAASLCGLGQAAAVPVLDSLRYFYNEYIDRVDQSQFLRSYLGGELAKTTEGNR
- a CDS encoding xanthine dehydrogenase family protein molybdopterin-binding subunit, which encodes MSKESEIQTERMIEMFDNLKSDKYPLSEYKYIGKKIPRNVDGLAKASGQAEYTMDIQLPGMLHMRFIDSPYPHAKIVRMDTSKAEKLPGVRHVLRYDDPGLPETENIGYFPIFQNDRPLDCVAHFEGQPMGAAVAADTEAIAEEALSLIEIEWEQRPFMLDPVAASEPGAPLTYPERYSDGNFWNRGVLDELIHGDIKKGFAEADKVVEFKVNRYGHTWICPERPCGVWRWNGDHAEVWVKNQRPFVAKRNITTWFGGIPMNKIQLHMPYQGATFGGWTHVDWSFGGLYCAAVVSKRLKRPVKYILSRREDFYGSSMDEGVYLVKVGFKNDGTITAVDGTVYHASAIHPAFSPVVHFHENTRVPHLKGQIKSIWVNKGPSVGIRCEMLVPILVQTLVMDRVAAECGMDPTEVALKNDGCQGHDMNWLNEQKKKRGFVVRDSLKECIEKGKAEFKWDEIWHKPGSRKLPNGRMHGVGFTWGHEWSDSTGSGEIAIRIERSDGTATLLGIHCDNGVGAETAYCQIAAEELGMRLEDVHFNPQFDPGFHLNSPDSSCGTSANGWAVRHAARILKQKILESATSPSSPSQRGSYAPAFPNVKPEDLDIKDSRIFVRSDPSRWISLADYARLMAIQGPVSNAELFGARSAWTEPLFAHAFHVQEGEYNPHSPREKFCRQAHFMEVEVDTETGEVFVTRIVNVNDVGKVINRMSCEGQQYGGSIMGVGRGKLEEMVHDPVTGVMLNGNLIDYKIPTIKDVGPISTILVETGLGYGPYGLVGIGEDIATVVPHLIGPAVYNAIGVWVYDFPVTPDRVLKALGKI